A window of Calypte anna isolate BGI_N300 chromosome 5A, bCalAnn1_v1.p, whole genome shotgun sequence genomic DNA:
GCATTGGAGGAGAAATCTGTGACTTAGAATGTGAGTGGAGTTTTTTGGTTTGCATTCTGGTcagcttctttatttttcaatggTTACATGTATTAGTGAACAATAGTCCTCATATATTTGGTTCTAGAAAACCTCAGAAGAAATAGCAGTTCTTATACAGTATCTGAGTACACAGACTTCTCAGTGGTTAAAGAAATTACCATGCCAGAACATCTCCAAACATACTTCCCCTAAAGAACTAACTGTGTACAGCCATTTCAAGGACTGAGCAAAATGATACTCAAAAAAGGAGGCAGCATGGTGTAAAGCACATTATAACAGCACCACCTGCTGGCTCCTGTCTTACTGTGAAAGACATGGGACTGGAAGTCAAATATGcatcatttttattaaaatatcaataattttttaaatataaaaattacctTCAGGTTGCACTTTTGGAAGtgcttcaaaatgaaaatttaaggGAACTACTGACTGCCTTATAACCCTAAACAAGTAAGTTCAGTTCTCTATGTTCCAATTAAAAGCTGACAGCACGTTTTCTGCCAGGAGATGAAAAGTTCTATGTGGTGGTTACCCTACAAAATTCCTCTCAAGTCAAAATTACTTGGTGGATCTTGGGAAATCCATTTTCCTTTGTTCGCCTTACAAACATGAAAACTTTGTCTCTTTGAGCACTCTGTGCTTAATCGTGTTGTATGCTTAAATGGCAGTTATTATATTTGAGTCATTCTGTTTCTGCCTAGTGCTCTTTCATTGAGTATAAGGACTTCAAGCTGGTGTACAGACAGTATGCAGCCCTTTTTGTAGTTGTTGGAATCAACGAGACAGAGGTAAGGAATTGAATACCCTCTTGAAATGAAAGGTTGTAGTCATTATCACAGGAAAGCTCAAGTCTTCTTCAAGTATGGTATTTTGcaatagcaattaaaaaatttcaAGGAGTCATTGCAAAAAATccatggttttatttctgtgaagtaAAAAGAtgcataaaagaaaatgtgttttacttCAGTTTATATCTGTAGACTGAACTGTTATCATAAGGCAGTCTTACTGAGACTTATGCTGATTCTTCTTTATAAATTTATGTCTGATTCAGCATCAGTTTATATGTGGTGGGGTTTTCAACAAACGTTAGCATTACAGCCAGATCAGCTGTCTCATCAGTGGTGACTTCCCAGCTGCCCACTGTTTTTAACATCCTtggccaaaggaaaaaaatcctatacTGTCAGCTAGGAAGTGCcaatttattgtcttttttaaagaaagggaaacaaaaacgGTATCTGAAAAATGTTACTTCATGCACTCAGACTGAGCCTGCAAGGCTTTAGTGTTTGCACTGATTCCCAGTTCTCAGCAGTTAATTCAGAGCTTACTTTTGGAGACCTTAACAGGGTGGTGCAGAAGGTAGCTGCTGATTACCATGGGTTCTTCAAGTCAGGGTTGTAATGACTTGGGGCAAATTCTTCTGGCTTTGAGATTAACACACCCATCTGTACCCCAAAAGCAAAGcctggctctgtgctgcagctgcccagggTGACTTTAGCATGGGAAGGTGAAACCCAGTTAGCTGCATCAATCTGGCCAGCCTGGGTAATGGTGGAACAAAGGATGCAGTCGGCTGGCAGGAGCCCTGGTGAGACAAATCAATGGGGTACTGCAGTGTTGACTCCTCTGGCTCGCCTGAGGCTTCTGTGTCTGAGcactcccctcctctccccactgGATAACCACACCTCCTCTGGCTGGGATGGTCTGAGCCTCTGCACTTTACTGTAGCTCTTACTATGTGTTCTAGTTGGTTTTTGTACACTACATACTGAAATAACACAAAGAATGCTATTACATTTTCTAgctattaatttaatattaacgtgtttttaatttcagaatgaGATGGCAGTATATGAACTAATTCATAATTTTGTGGAAGTTTTGGACAAATACTTCAGCAGAGTGGTGAGTGTGATGTTGAATCTATTATGaagtatttctctttcaaaactAGTGAATATGTCATTTCatagaataaaggaaaaataattttttttatatttgtaggTTTTAATACTTTAGCATTAATATCACTTcttaaaaaaggggaaaaaaagcaaggaaaaaaacaggtttaGACGTTTTTTTAGAAAAGTGAAAGTATGCATGGGTTATAAATCATCAGAGGAGGAATACTAGAAACATTCTAGAAAAGCATGTTTTTATGTGCTTATACTCAGGGGTTCTTTGAGTTATCTACTCTTAAAATAGCCACTGGCGTCTtattcattttaaagaaataaagagctttttctttacagttctTTTCAGTTCATAGCACTACATCCCCCAGATGCACTTCATTCATGGTAAAGGTGGTGTAAGCATTAACCAGGGAGCTGATATTACTCTCACGGAACAAGAGCACAGGGATGGAGTGCAAATGAAACCTCAAAAACCAGTCTGTACTTGTGCTCCCCATATTGTTGTCATGCAGCAGTTGATATCTGATAAAACAGCTATTACAGGAAGAGATTTTGTTAAGAATTCAACATCAGGCATTGCTCCAGTTAAAATGACAGTGCTCCTTCTGGAGGGAGATTTTATTTGATTGTTTTTAcaaaatgtgaaaatgcagcattACAGTCCTGGTTAGAACAAATGCCATTTAATATAGGATTTGTAATAGTCCTGTTATAAACAAATTTGCCTGAAATCACACTTCAGCACAATATCAGTTTGTCTATGCTGAAATGTGTTGGATATCCCTCCCAGAAAAGAGGACTGGATACAGTTCCCCCCATAGTCCATGTGCTTGAGGGAATTACACACAGAAGACATCAGTGTGCAGGGTCCACAGCAGACAAGGCAGAGCTCCCTCTGTGAATTCAAGGACATGCTCAAAAAAAGTCAGCTGCACCCTTCACTGTGTAGTGGCTGGCAAATATTATAGACTGTTATCTCAACTAACATTGCACCAGCCTGTTCAAACTTCTAATACTAAGTATATCACTTTCTGACAGTACtaagtttttttctgacagtACTAAGAATTTGTCTCTTAAAATTCTTGTGATTGAAGTTCCAAACCAAGCAGTGATAACCAAGAATGGAATTTGATCCCACGGCACAGGAATGCACAATAAAATTTAGTCACATCTTATTTATGTGATAGAACTAATAGTTGCCAACCCTTtctcaagttttattttctttatttgaggTGGAGCAAAAATACTATAAATGTAGTATATGTATATTacatatactatatatatatatacacacattatATATCTCTAATTCTTTGACCACATATGTAACCCAACCACTGATAATTAGAAATTTGCTGAATTCATCATACCGGaatttgttgtatttttcatAGCATTTAAGATTTGAAACTAGGGGTATCAAAAAGGGGGGTGGCTAAAGAAATCTCTtgccattctgtggttctgttttTAACAGCATATAACATGATAAACGGCACAGCACTGGAGAGCTATAATTCTAGGTGGGGCTTCTGGCAGAGAATACAGAGCAAGAAAGTCTGTACTGTTACAGATTAAAGTTTAGAATTTGAAAAATTCTAGCAGAATCCCAAGTTATGATGATGACAATCAAGACAAAACTCTGGGAAAGAACATCTGTCTTGCTCTAGAGGGAGCATCTGTTTTGTCATCTGTTATTTTTAGGCTTGTGAGCTTTAAACATTCTGACATGATCTATTTTTATCTAATGGGGTTTACAGAGCTTGAATTCAAATGTAAGAACAAACATTAACAGAATCGGGGGCAAAGCTTTCAAAGTTGCATGTGTTATAACTTTGAGTTCCCTTCACTTTTATAATGGCTACCCAGGGAAAACTGCAGACTGGTCAGAGTATATACTCCACTGTTTTCAACTCCTTTGTAATGCTAGGGGAATTTAAGCTGATCAGGCTCTTCAAAAAGTTTTTGTGATGTATaaaaattttctaaattaaaatctcaGGGTCACTCAGTGGATGCCTACAGAATAGAACTTGTCCAGCTTAGAGCATCTTTAGACCACAGAAGTTGTAGCAGTTTCACCTGGGGGAAATCTGCCTAAAGCCAGGGGTAGACTGTGAATGGAAACCACATTAACAAACTGAATTCTCTCAGTAGCAGAAAAAGATTCCCTCTTTCAGCAGAGACTGGGGCAGCTCCACCCCATCTGTGCCAGATCTGAGCTGCTGAGGCCATGATTAATGGTTTCTAAGTTTAGACATTTAACTGAGGCACCCAAGTTAGAAGTTTGCTTGTCCTAAGCTCACGTTACTGGCTGTATCTCGAGAAAGTGACTCATGCCTCAAGTGTGTTGAGTCAACTGTTGAAGATACCCATCTCTTCTGATGGCTGCAGAGACCACAAGGGCTCCTCACTCAGATATCTTGCCTAAATGAATAAGATTACTTAGGGTAAATCCAGGCCAAGACTGGAGGGAAATGATGACAATGTGAAGAATTGTGTTGCGGGGGCTGGAGCAATAGTTAGAATTGCAGAGAGTCCAAAGTTTGGAGTTGCCTTCCCTCTCCTAATATATGCAGCTGCTCCTACTTGCAGCATTATACATTATACAGTCTCTAGGTTTTGCTgtgcagcagcattttaaactgtgtttttatatatattgtaaACTTGGCATTAACTTCCTGGTtttgcaggaggaggaagagagaataTTTAGATGGAATTACCATTATTAGAGATGCTGGGTTTCCACCCAGTCATTGAGATGGCACTCCATATGTTCAAATTGTTAGTCGTGGGTGACCTCAGTGGGtaaaaattttaagtaaaaattttAGAACATTAGCTTTTGTTATGTGGGCAGGTAACACATCAAAGGCAAAAGAGTGTTCCAGGAAAGAGCATGTAATTGTACAGTCCAGAACAGAAATCTGACTCACCCTAAAATTCTGTATATTTTGAAGCCTGTACCCTCTAAAGGGATGCATAATGTTTTATGACTATGAGACAAAAGATCAAACTGTAACTAATGGTTGTCTCTCTCTTCCTTGCAGAGTGAATTAGATGTATCCTTTCCAGTATCAAAAATCTATTTGGCTGTCTCTTTTCTGGCTATGTTCCAGCTCATACTGTTTTCATAGCACTGACTGTCAAACAGCCAAGAGAATTCAGATGTTTCACAAATTTTGCACTTACAGTAAGTAAGTATTTCTGAATGCATGGCTGAGGTTACTGAGGGTCATCTATTTAAATCCTCACTCATTAAGATAAGCCTGGTACTGTTTAAAGTAAGACAAAGACTGTTTCTAGGCTGTTTAAAGTAAGAGCTTGCATAGAGAGAACTAAGTTATATCAATGGAGAAACTAAATATTACTTTAGGGTTTTACCTTATTCTCTaactttacaaaaaaaagatatttaaatgaCTAACAATAAGAATGGAATTTTACAGCTGTGTCAAGCTAAATAGCAGTGGGTTAGGGTAGGTTTGtgctgtaattttgctttttgaaagtCTAGGCTAGTTTTACTTTATCAGTGGAAAGAGGGGAAGGCTTAGGAGAAGGAAATTTAGGAATCCAGGCATTGTCAcattcttccctctccccttacACAGCTATATTTTCATGTAgagtattaattaaaatataacttttaaaattaactaaaattaaatacaaacaaacaataaatataaaaatacagtccTGAACAATTATACACAAATAGCAAGTAAATGAAGTACAGTACtgaattagaagaaaattaaaccagGAAAATGTAGTGCAAACAGTAATTTTCCTCCTCAGGTTTTCTTCCAATCCCACTGACTACTCCCTCTGCTCAAGCAATCATTATGCCTATGTTTGTAGTTGGTTAAATGCACCTCTGGTGCAAAGAGTTTTCAGTTATACACCTGAGATACATTTTCCAACCTGGAATCAAAACTTTAAAGTAATTTAGTTTATTTAccttatttaaaaatcagtacatatgaagaacataaaaagattatgtattttttcttctaatggTGCTCActtcactggaaaacaaaacacaaaaggaaataattaatttaacttttgtaaatgttttaatGCTTGCTCCATGCTGGAACTCTGTCCCATTTACTAAACTTAAAAACActtgtatgtatatatactgTCTCTTATGTCCTTTGTCAAATTCACAAAGTGCTGTGGTATTAACACTTCTAAATTAACTTCCATTATAAAAGACCACTAATGACATTTCATTATGAAGGGACTCTTAAGGTCTCTAAGCAATTGTATAGCAACATTTTTTGTATTTAGTTATTATAGTTAAGGGTTAGTTAGAACTGTGGGTACTTGTGTGTGAGCTTTGCTGATTTAGACACTGACCTGACCTATTCAGTAACTATGCATAGGAACAGCTCCACATGTTTCCTTACAGTGTACATAGAATCTACAATTACCTGATTCTTTTTATCTTTGATTGTTGGGAGTGCTGATGGTTCTGCCTGCCTGTGGTCATAGTTTTCAtatggtgaagaatttcttgtAGTTACACACAGTTAGCACCAGTGAATTACTGAATGGCCAAGAAAGGCTCCTGCAAATCCAGGAAGTTTCTGCCCAGAGTACTTGTTAGCAGTGTTTGCAGAAGTTGCATTAGATGCTAACACTAACATTTGCAGTGGGTGCAATGTGGTATTTGAATGACTCCTGTAGAAATCAATCTTCTACATGGGTCTTCTCTGCAGGAGGGTgtgaatataaatatttggaaaatagGAATATACCTTAGTATCCCATTTGATAATACTGGAAATAATATTGGAAAAGCTCATGTATGATATTTCTCCTTAACACGTATGATATATTCATGATGTGCATAATTTTTCCATTCAAAAATACACTTCTATACATGATACATCTCAGGAacaatttgtaaaaaaaaacattttctttctagatGTGTTCAAAATAATTCTCCCATTTAGGAGTTGAGTTTTTTGCAAGATGAGAGGGTACTTAAAATAGTTGAAATTCAGTGAGATTCCCTCAATATTAAAGCAGAGGTGTAATGATGAAGTGGACTGCTCAGGATTGTATTTATCTTTTACAATAGCTTGAATAGCAGGCCCAGAAGAACAACAGAAGATCTGGACTACAAGTGTCTTAGACAGATGTTAATGCAGTGTAAGCTGTGATCCATCAGTATGCCTTTCACAGTGTGTAAAGTAATATTCCCACCTGGGTTTAAACAATTTCCTTTGCCAAACAGTCTTAAACTAACTGTTATATTCAATGCAGGTATCTTGGATGCAAAATATCTGATGGAAGAAGTACTGTCTGAAGGTCTGCAACAGTGAGCACCAAGTAGTATTTACTGAGTCTGTATACAGAGTATCTGGTGGGAGACTATCATGATTTCCTGTCTCTGCACTATTATTTTTGTGTACAGATTCACAGGAAGTTTATTCCAAATATGATAGCAGATAGTCCATATAGAAAGTAGTGTTTActagaatggaaaaaaaactaGAAGATTAcatgaaatcagaaaaacatgaaaaacagaTCATAATCACTGTGTATGAAGTAAGTGGGTGGGATTTTCTGTAGTTCTAAAAACTCCAGATTTTGTGGTGTAGGAGCTACTGTCTTTGTGTGGTAATGACAAATAGGCTATAAAAACACGAGCAGCTTTGTAGGGAATGATATGCTGGTAAGTATGGGACTTTCTAAAGTTACAATAAGTTGACTTTTCTGTTGCTTCAACTGgtaaagcaaaacagaagaagCAGATATGTTCCACTTgtgagaggggagggggaagacaGGGTGCTTTAGGACCAAAGCATGTGAAGAATGTTGTCTTGATCCAAAAAAACCATTGCATTCCATTGcaatgagctgctgctgctcctgggatAGATAAAAAGCTCTGACAGAGGGAATACTTCATGAGAATCAACTGTCTTCTTCTCTCCCCTGTGGAACAGCACTTTCAGAACACAGTGCATTTAAGTAGTAAGAAAGTTGAATGAATAATTTATTCCAAGAATGTATAAGGACACACTTCTGTTTGTACTATGAAGTAAGTTGATGAAATGGAAACCTATAAGGACTAACTTAAAATTGTTCATAAAGGGAAAAGGTTCCTTTCACTTCTGTGATACAGGTTGACATATGTCAGGTAGATCAGCCACCTTACAAAATTTAGCAGAAATTCACCTCAATGTAGGTTTAAATATCCTAGAATATCACAGAGCTTGAAGGCAGCATTTGTTTCCTATTTAATGTCAGCATAGttttttgaggaagaaattgtcAGAAAGCATTAAATGGACTAATGGCATTAAATTCTAATACCATGAGATAGTCTAGAAATAACCTAAAGTAAATGTTAGGAAAGATAAAGTCAGAGTGTGTGTgacattatattaaaaaacaaaacaaaacaattccaACTCATCTTGAGCTGAAGATGAATGTCCAGGATGGAAATCAAAGTCTTCTAATGCTGTACATTCAGTAGCAAACCATTTGCCCTATAAGTAAGCAGGTTGTAATCTACAAAGCTTTTGTTTGAGCTCCTGGGTGTGTTACCTGATCACAAGGTGTTGGCTGCACTTTATCATCTCTCAAGCCTGTACACACCCTTAATTACTAGCCTGGAAAATCCTGAATGTCTCTACATGAAGAAGTTATTTATCATGTGCAAGTCGGAAATGTacctttccccctttctttctctttcccttctcccctgcttaactctctctctctctaatgTTTTGGAGAAGGAGATACAAGACTGTGTCACATTTACCTCATCTTAGTATGTACATGCCATAAAACCTCTTTGTGAAAGGAGAAAGTATTATCTATGTCTTTAATAAGGGCCAGCCCTTAAGTTACATATAAATACCAATTGGAGTAGGTGCCATTTAACTCTGCTGCTATGTATGCAACATTGACTGAAATCTGTAAACCAGACAGAAAGGGCTCACCTTTAGCTAGTCTTTCCTATCTGGGTACTCTGAAAACTTTTATTACAGACTTTTATCTAAAAATGCACAGAtatgttttcttctgcacagTTGTTTAAAAATGCCTGTTATCTTCTGCAGGGTTCTGATGAAAGTCCCTTAATCCTCTTTTGTGGGCAGCCAGGATTCTTACTGGAAGTAGGACCTTAAATGACAGCTCTGGGTAGTGCACATGGCAGCACACACACCCAGTGTagctttttctctgttgccAGTTGTTCAAActggtttgctttgctgcttttcagctgggTGTGGAACTAGGGCTTCAGGGCTTTAAACTTAAAATTTGTGGTCACTTGCCAAATAAGTGACAGGTGGGGAGGATGAACCATGCTGAGGATCTGAGCTACATCTGCCTCATTGGGCAGGGCATTCAGATGTGACTGGATAAGCAGTGTGTGTAGGTCAAGCTGTAACCATGGAGTGTAATCATGAGACTtacaggaaaggggaaaagccAAAGTTCCTCCCCGTGCATTGTGCTTGCCAAGATCAGCATAGTAaagggaggtgggaagggaacTGAAACAGGAAGCTGGGATGCTGAGGGTAAAGAATGCTTTTCGTACCTTCCAAAGTCAAGATGTGAGAGCTTTCCAGAGCAGTACTACTCCCCCTTCAAGCTGCAGGTGAATTTAGAGGATCTGGAATGATGACTGAGAGATTAAGAATTACAGATGGACAGAAACCACACCACTAAATTTTCTGGAATGGAGTAGACCAATTTTTACATAACCTGAAATGGCCCTGCAGGGGAACTGATGCCTCATTTAACCATATTGGGTCTGAGTGAAACATCTGCAAGATGCTTACTGGTATGTGTGCCATTTTCCATTGATGTGGTATGAGCTCTTTAGAAAATGCCACAGGGGAGAGAGCAAtgataaatgttttaaatgttttctcaaACAAGGTGATGCAGAAGAATAAGGCAGGAGTGGCAAGTTGCTGCATCACACTGATCCTGGATGATCCAGTCTTCTGGATTTTAGATCCTTGAGACTACAGAAAGAGGACAGGAAACCACAGTTTGCTCTGCTGTGAAAACTGGAATGCTGTGAATCAGTGTTGGATAGGTAAAAGCCAGGAGCTGCCTTTATCACTCGGCTGAACCTGAATGCATTGTTATCTATCTCCAATTAAATATCCCCCTACCCTATGTAGAGCAGTGCTAAGGGTGAACTAAGAAGCAACACAAGTTGTCTTCCCAAAAATTCTCACTTCACTGGAATAAAGAAACCCTAACTTCTCAGattgaaatatttatgtagAGACTGATATACTTTACAAGTATACCATAAGAAGAAATTAGTCTTAAGTGTTCAGCCAGCCAAAGCAAAACTTTTGTCTCAGGAACCATAGAGACAGGCTACTGAGGTTTTAAGGATAGGACTGCTCCTCAGTATTGAAAGACACAAGTCTGATCTTTAGGCCTACAGTCAAACCCAGGAAGAAGTCTGGTATTTAAAACACACCTTCAGAATTCAACTCGAGGGCTTAGCTTAGGCCGGCAGATCAGAAGCTATCTGATGAACCACAGACATAGACAAGATCCTGTTGATGGCTGTAGTTTCTCTTCCTCACATAACAGTGACAAGTAGTAAAGTTATCTGGGGGCCAGAATTTTGCTAATAGACCCACCTGGCCATGCTGTGCCCTTGGTAATGCAGAGTGCATTTGTtggagcagaaataaaaatgctcacCCTTCTGCACAAATAAACAGTAGCACTGGGTTGAACCCAGTGAGAGCACTCACAGCAACTTGCAATAGCAGAGGAAAGTGATAGCTTCTAGCTGAATTCTTATTAACTTTACTATACAGGTTCATTCAGCAGTTCACCTTGACCACGTCCAAGCTTCCAACTTTTATCCCTTAGAAGGGTGGGCACACACACAAGGCTAACATGACATACTCTTATGCCGCTCTTGCTTTAATGTGTGTAATTTTAAGCTTCTCTTGTTACTGGCTTAGACTGTCATACTTAAGAACTTATACAGACAGCCGGAGAACCTTAAGTAGAAGGCAGCAGGTGCAGCTGCTACCAGCTCAGCTAAGCTTGCCCACAGAGGAAAGTTGGTTTGGAATTCCCCAGGATGAGAAAAAGCTCAGCCTCCTTCCTCTACAGGTTTCAGGTAGGCAGCATCTCTATTGGCTAAAAAACTAGGCATGGATATGTTCAGATTTACTTAAATCCATGTCTGTAATTTGTACCTAAGACTTCACTTTCTTGAACTCTTACCATTAGGACTCTGGTGGTTTAAGGTGTTGTCTCCTCACCACTTGCATTTACCAACTAGGAGgaacaaacaaaatgtttgtAGAGCAGACTGCTCTAGTGACATCCATTAGAACTTGAAGACAAAGCAGTCCTCTTAAATGCCTGAGTCATGTTCAAAAAATAAGACTTGAGTTTCCATtacactgagaagaaaatgctgatgCTTTAATAAAACCTGTCTCTTGCAGCCCCACTGTTTAGAATGCCAGTCCACTAACAGAAATACAAGGCCTAGAGCAAAACCAAGCTGTCTTCCTGACCTGAAACCGTAGCATCAAATGTAGCATAATGGGGAGAAAAGGCACTCGAGACTCTCATCAAAGTGGGAAAGAAGTGCTGAAAGATGTATTTAGACTGTATTTTGCTAGCTACAGTGCAGTAGTCCTCAATACACAAGCAAGAACTAGAAGAAGCAAAGCTAAGCTGTTGAGCACagtgaaaaacacatttaaagacCAGCAACAGGTGGAGAGCAAGGCAGATGAAGGGTTGTTcatgcctgtgtgtgtgtgtgtgtgtgtgtgcgggTCAGTTACCAGTAACAGATGTACCCAGCAGGCTCTTTGCTGTGAGCTTATTTCAGGTTATGGtgctaaagaaaaaagactCTGATGTTGCCATTTAAGTAACCCCCCTTTGCAGTTGTCCTGTGGATACAAAAACCACTGGTGTGTGCAGAAGAATGCCCACCACTTAATACCAGAGTAAAGGCTGCCATAATTGTTTTTGAGACAGGTGCTGTTAGGTAACATTAAGGATATGGTTATGGACAAATATAATGTTCTGCAACAGTATAAAATCATATTGcttcagattattttcctttcgGTGAAAAGTAAAGATTGTAAGTATCttttagaaagtattttaagTACAAACCATTTGTTTACTTTTACTGTCGTTTATATGATTTGGTTTTGGACCAGAGCCTCAACCGTACATCATCATATTCTCTTAGGAAGCTATTTTAAGGCAGGTCAAATAAATAATGTCAGTGACCTAGGgtaaaagaaaactgtatttgaGCACCAAATTTTTGACTGATTTACAAAACTGACAATTACTTTgctaaaaagaaacacagaatatGTGCATATTCATATACAAGGTTGCTATTCCTTGataacattttatatttgaGCAATGCAAGATAAAATTAGCCCCCTGTATCTAAGTTCAAGTTGACATTTCTTTTACTACTACATGGTAATTTTCCACGATAGGATCCTGCTGGTTGTTTAAATTCTCTGCTACAAACTTCTGATATGTCTGTAGCCACAAAGGAGTGTCAGTTGAACTGCTTGCTTAGCACTCTTAAAATAGGCAGTCAAATAAActagaataaaataagaaatgccTATTTTTGTAAACTTTTATTAAGGTGCCTAAGATTTTCTCTGAATTATATTCATGTTGTATATTATATTCATATATTATATGAATTATATTCATATTATTCATATATTATATTCATTTATTCATGAAGTATATTCAAAATACTTAACTTGGAATACTTCTAGATCATGTTCAATTTGGATAGAGTGCACATCATTCTAGATGAAATGGTGCTAAATGGCTGCATCGTGGAAACGAACAGGAACAGAATTCTTGCCCCTCTGCTTGTGCTTGACAAAGTGGCAGAAAGCTAGGAAGATGCAAGACTGATTACAGCATTTTACAAGTGGTGAAACCATCAAGAGAATGCCAACAGCACTCATCTGATATCCTAAGATCAACTCATGCAATACTCAAATTAGCTGGAAAGTATTTCCTGTTTCTCCTATACCCTACGTACCTAATGGGAAGATACAGCTAAACAAAGTGGAACCTTTCACTTCAGATGCAGCTTTTCTGACACAGCAGGCAGCTTTCTAGAACAGTCAacatttcaaaaaaatcaaCTGGGGTTAAGTAATGGCAACTTACACATGACCGTGTAGGTATCACTTGGAATCACATAGCTTTGTGCCAGACCcagaagaagacagaaaatgtggAAATAAAACTCAGCTCTTCTATataaagtacaaaaataaagtTGATGCTTAAAAGGAAGCATTGAAACTCAGTTTGAATTTTTAAGTTCTGTAGCTTTAATGACTGTTTTCAAACTAGATTTATCCTGCAGCAAAAAGCTGGTTTCACTCCCTTTTCCATGGTAAGTCCTGGTTACAGAAGAAATGTAACCAACAGAAGGGCAGATGTATTCAGTGCTCCTGCGTAAGGTGCAAGTCATGACTAGGAAGTGTTTGACACTTGAATGTTATAATGATAACAAAAGATGGTAAaccctttttattttacttatctTTTATCATGTTGGCTTCATAGATTACACAAAATCTCTTCTACTTTGTCACACaccagtgtatttttttctcttgtatatTCTATCCATGCATCATAATTAAAACATGTAC
This region includes:
- the AP4S1 gene encoding AP-4 complex subunit sigma-1, encoding MIKFFLMVNKQGQTRLSRYYEHIEINKRAMLEAEVIKHCLSRSKDQCSFIEYKDFKLVYRQYAALFVVVGINETENEMAVYELIHNFVEVLDKYFSRVSELDIMFNLDRVHIILDEMVLNGCIVETNRNRILAPLLVLDKVAES